A part of Leptospira yasudae genomic DNA contains:
- the whiG gene encoding RNA polymerase sigma factor WhiG — protein sequence MSKKYEKYNQQDETELWKSYRDTKDQDIRSYLVEKYSPLVKHVAGRIAIGMPQNVEFDDLVSYGVFGLLDAIEKFDPERLIKFKTYAMTRIRGSIFDELRSIDWIPRSIRQKAKQLEQIIGMLENKEGQQVDDDAIAKELGISMEEYNSLLTKISGTSLVSLNDIWFLGDENDEVSFMETLESPMNMNPDTIIEKEEIKNVIVEAIKTLPEKEKKVIVLYYYEDLTLKEIGEVLEVTESRISQLHTRAVSRLRSKLGKVKSVISRK from the coding sequence ATGTCCAAAAAATATGAGAAATATAACCAGCAGGATGAGACGGAACTATGGAAATCCTATCGGGATACCAAAGACCAAGACATCCGATCCTATCTTGTGGAGAAATATTCTCCGTTAGTCAAACACGTCGCGGGTAGAATCGCGATCGGAATGCCGCAAAACGTCGAGTTTGACGATCTCGTATCCTACGGAGTGTTCGGACTTTTGGATGCGATCGAAAAATTCGATCCCGAACGTTTGATCAAATTCAAAACCTATGCAATGACGAGAATTCGGGGAAGTATCTTCGACGAACTTCGCTCGATCGACTGGATTCCGAGATCGATCCGTCAAAAAGCAAAACAACTCGAACAAATCATCGGTATGCTGGAAAATAAAGAAGGCCAGCAAGTCGACGACGACGCGATCGCGAAAGAATTGGGAATTTCTATGGAAGAGTACAATTCCCTTCTTACCAAGATCAGCGGAACTTCCCTCGTATCGTTAAACGACATCTGGTTTCTCGGCGACGAGAACGACGAAGTTTCCTTTATGGAAACCCTCGAATCTCCGATGAACATGAACCCGGACACGATCATCGAAAAAGAGGAAATCAAAAACGTGATCGTGGAAGCGATCAAAACCCTCCCCGAAAAGGAAAAGAAAGTAATCGTATTATATTATTATGAAGATCTAACTTTAAAGGAAATCGGAGAAGTGTTGGAAGTGACCGAATCCAGAATTTCGCAGCTTCACACAAGAGCGGTTTCCAGACTGAGAAGCAAACTCGGTAAAGTAAAGTCCGTCATTTCTCGAAAGTAA
- the flhF gene encoding flagellar biosynthesis protein FlhF: MEFAKIRGKSYQDCLMEMKMKYGSEATVISQTVVTEGGVMGTGLLAKKMIEIQIGIPEKQASREKIERKLQDLKDLLKQKSYNAPAERKKTLQTLKPLSRTLEEKEAATAVAEDSWEIEDITTEPERVGLSFEKELFDKTSPARRETSPVRGRKDSPLTRLGEKWVREGMSQGYVDELLSKIEERLSPIDQGRNHAVSERAVEILKERVSVDPDLFRGTGKNQRKVVFLVGPTGSGKTTSVAKLAAKYFLHMGRSVSLYTTDNYRIAAIEQLKRYADTMGMPFYPVKDIKKFKETLARDGSELILIDTAGYSHRNMEQLERMNSYLSCFGEKDSVENLLVLSATSSYHHTSAVLKAYESLNYRRILLTKLDEADFLGGFLELADTYSKSFTYYSVGQEVPFDILPAEKNLMAECVVTPEKIAELRGEVFTVAGG; this comes from the coding sequence ATGGAATTCGCTAAAATTCGCGGTAAAAGCTACCAAGACTGTTTGATGGAAATGAAAATGAAATACGGATCGGAGGCGACCGTGATTTCTCAAACCGTGGTCACCGAAGGCGGTGTGATGGGAACCGGTCTTCTTGCAAAGAAGATGATCGAGATTCAGATCGGAATTCCCGAAAAACAGGCTTCCCGCGAAAAGATAGAACGCAAACTTCAGGATCTTAAGGATCTTCTGAAGCAGAAGTCCTACAACGCTCCCGCGGAACGAAAGAAAACTCTTCAGACCTTAAAGCCTCTTTCCAGAACCCTGGAGGAAAAGGAAGCCGCGACCGCGGTCGCGGAGGATTCCTGGGAAATCGAAGACATCACGACCGAACCCGAAAGAGTCGGCTTGTCGTTTGAGAAAGAACTTTTTGACAAAACTTCTCCCGCTCGCAGAGAAACTTCCCCCGTTCGAGGTAGAAAGGATTCTCCCTTAACCCGTCTGGGTGAGAAGTGGGTTCGGGAAGGAATGAGCCAAGGTTATGTGGACGAACTTCTTTCCAAGATCGAAGAGCGGCTTTCGCCCATCGATCAAGGACGCAACCATGCGGTTTCAGAACGAGCGGTCGAGATCTTGAAGGAGCGCGTCAGCGTGGACCCGGACTTGTTCCGCGGAACCGGAAAGAATCAGAGAAAGGTCGTCTTTCTCGTAGGTCCTACCGGGTCCGGGAAAACGACGAGCGTGGCTAAACTCGCGGCGAAATACTTCCTGCACATGGGAAGATCCGTGTCGCTTTATACGACAGACAACTATCGAATCGCGGCGATCGAACAGCTCAAACGTTACGCAGACACAATGGGAATGCCGTTTTACCCGGTTAAGGACATAAAAAAATTCAAGGAAACTCTGGCTCGAGACGGGTCGGAACTGATCTTGATCGACACCGCGGGGTACAGTCATCGCAATATGGAGCAGTTGGAAAGAATGAATTCTTACCTTTCCTGTTTCGGTGAAAAAGACTCGGTGGAAAATCTTCTTGTCCTTTCCGCGACTTCTTCCTACCATCATACAAGTGCGGTATTGAAAGCCTATGAGTCTCTAAACTACCGAAGAATTCTCCTTACGAAATTGGACGAGGCAGATTTTTTAGGTGGTTTTCTCGAACTGGCCGATACATACTCTAAGAGTTTCACATACTACAGCGTGGGGCAAGAGGTTCCGTTCGACATTCTTCCTGCGGAAAAGAACCTGATGGCGGAATGTGTGGTGACTCCGGAGAAAATTGCAGAGCTGAGAGGAGAAGTTTTCACCGTTGCCGGTGGCTGA
- a CDS encoding DUF370 domain-containing protein, with the protein MSQFSVLNVGFGNIVLVSKIVSIIHSDSASAKRIRNEAKTNNSLIDATQGKKTRSIIVTDSNHLILSNLRVESLTKRIESSDNSIASEEEDLD; encoded by the coding sequence ATGTCCCAGTTTAGCGTATTGAACGTAGGATTCGGGAATATCGTTCTGGTTTCTAAGATCGTCAGCATCATTCATTCGGATTCGGCGTCAGCCAAACGGATCCGCAACGAGGCCAAGACGAATAACAGCCTGATCGACGCCACTCAGGGAAAGAAAACCCGTTCGATCATCGTGACCGACAGCAACCATCTCATTCTTTCCAATTTGAGAGTGGAGTCCCTCACAAAACGAATCGAATCCAGCGACAACTCGATCGCTTCCGAAGAGGAAGACTTAGACTGA
- a CDS encoding MinD/ParA family protein — protein MDQATHLRKLTEGNTSLKVLSSRKPTTKIIAIASGKGGVGKSTISVNLAISMARAGQKVLVFDGDLGLANVNVILGIIPKYNLYHVVKGHKSLKDIIIQTPEGVDIIAGASGYSQLANLNDTQRNSLIKGFSELDNYDIMIIDTGAGISSNVIGLTLPADDVIVITTPEPTAITDSYGLIKAIVSQSRDKNLKMVVNRVRSAIEGKKVADRVIDISGQFLEVKVENLGFIFQDEEVEKSIREQKPYIINSPKSKAAACLNRITYSLLNQEMEPLEDAGISGFFKKFFNFMDVRDKELDKSDEE, from the coding sequence ATGGACCAGGCGACTCATTTACGGAAACTCACCGAGGGGAACACGAGTCTTAAAGTTCTGTCATCCAGAAAGCCCACGACAAAGATCATAGCGATCGCGTCCGGGAAGGGAGGAGTTGGAAAGAGTACCATCTCCGTCAACCTCGCTATCTCTATGGCCCGCGCGGGTCAAAAAGTCCTCGTGTTCGACGGGGACTTGGGACTCGCGAACGTCAACGTCATCCTAGGAATCATTCCCAAATACAATCTGTATCACGTAGTCAAAGGCCATAAAAGCCTCAAGGACATCATCATCCAAACCCCGGAAGGCGTGGACATCATCGCGGGAGCTTCGGGTTATTCTCAACTCGCGAACCTGAACGACACGCAGAGAAATTCCCTGATCAAGGGTTTTTCCGAATTAGACAATTATGATATTATGATCATCGATACCGGAGCCGGAATCAGTTCCAACGTCATCGGCCTGACCCTTCCCGCGGACGACGTCATCGTGATTACCACTCCCGAGCCGACAGCGATCACGGATTCGTACGGACTCATCAAGGCAATCGTTTCCCAAAGCCGCGATAAGAATCTCAAGATGGTAGTGAACCGTGTTCGCAGCGCGATCGAAGGAAAGAAGGTCGCGGATCGAGTGATCGACATCAGCGGACAATTCCTCGAAGTGAAGGTGGAAAACCTCGGATTTATCTTTCAGGACGAGGAAGTCGAGAAGAGCATTCGAGAACAAAAGCCTTACATCATCAATTCTCCGAAAAGCAAGGCAGCCGCTTGTCTGAACCGAATTACGTATTCTCTTTTAAATCAGGAAATGGAGCCGTTGGAAGACGCCGGCATCAGCGGATTCTTCAAAAAGTTTTTCAACTTTATGGACGTCCGCGACAAAGAGCTGGATAAAAGCGACGAAGAATAA
- a CDS encoding guanylate kinase: MNSPKLFVLSSVAGGGKSTLIQKLRERHPEILFSISCTTRAPRPGDKEGVTYFFLTKEEFEKGIAESAFLEWALVHDQYYGTPLKFIEEAFANGSSVIMDIDVQGAKIIQEKLPGKIVTIFILPPSEEEWERRLRGRGTDSEESIAKRMKNGKLELERQNEFDYKIVNDDLEKALGELESIILSNSK, encoded by the coding sequence CTGAATTCTCCCAAACTTTTCGTTCTCTCTTCCGTCGCCGGAGGAGGGAAGTCCACTCTCATTCAAAAACTCAGAGAAAGACATCCGGAAATCCTTTTCTCGATTTCCTGCACGACCCGCGCGCCCCGTCCCGGAGACAAAGAGGGCGTAACGTATTTCTTTTTAACGAAGGAAGAATTTGAAAAGGGAATTGCGGAGTCCGCTTTTTTGGAATGGGCTCTCGTTCACGATCAATACTACGGAACCCCTTTGAAGTTTATCGAAGAGGCGTTCGCTAACGGTTCGTCCGTGATTATGGATATCGACGTGCAGGGCGCAAAGATCATTCAGGAAAAACTTCCCGGTAAGATCGTTACGATTTTTATTTTACCTCCGAGCGAAGAGGAATGGGAAAGAAGATTGCGCGGCCGTGGAACCGATTCCGAAGAAAGCATTGCGAAGCGGATGAAAAACGGAAAACTCGAATTGGAACGTCAGAACGAATTCGATTATAAAATCGTGAACGACGATTTGGAAAAGGCGTTGGGGGAATTGGAAAGCATTATTCTATCGAATTCGAAGTAG
- a CDS encoding EscU/YscU/HrcU family type III secretion system export apparatus switch protein has product MRWWKKERRSSDIFRDRTISPPWLGGGGGLVGRIGRFFSITKSFGSQFRFPHPQFVGAPTNPCLATPNAADFRIDLQLFAAEDEGRTEPGSERRRREEREKGNVPKSPELPAAVVLLAGVILVYLMGEYFFMRTFYILRKYIHGVGLRTDISPESVTELLKNASTDLFTLLWPLFGITFVGAVIGNVAQVGFIFTPRALSFNFSRVQPNFKKVLPTRQTLFNLGKSLAKVGLIAWVSYIIISKDFFPILLSGEMGLEQAVALVMSSSFKIFLVVGIILLAISIVDFLYQRYEYEESLKMTPSEAKREAKESDGDRSLQARRRQLARDMMNKRKMLAKVPEADVVITNPTHFAVALEYKPGIHKAPIVIAKGVDDFALLIIRIARENGVPTVEDRLQARGLYEEVELGAEVPQQFYRAIATILSRLESFRRAV; this is encoded by the coding sequence ATGCGTTGGTGGAAAAAGGAACGTCGTAGTTCCGACATCTTCCGTGATAGAACCATTTCCCCACCCTGGTTGGGCGGTGGTGGCGGGTTGGTGGGAAGAATCGGAAGATTTTTCTCTATCACGAAATCTTTTGGAAGTCAATTCCGATTTCCCCATCCGCAATTTGTAGGAGCTCCCACAAATCCATGTTTGGCGACTCCGAACGCGGCGGATTTTCGGATCGATCTCCAGCTATTCGCCGCGGAAGACGAAGGCCGAACCGAACCCGGGTCCGAACGAAGAAGAAGAGAAGAACGGGAAAAAGGGAACGTTCCCAAATCTCCCGAGCTTCCGGCCGCGGTCGTCCTTCTCGCGGGAGTGATTCTCGTGTATCTCATGGGAGAATATTTTTTCATGAGAACGTTTTACATTCTTCGCAAATACATTCACGGCGTCGGACTCAGAACCGATATCAGTCCCGAGTCCGTAACGGAACTTTTAAAAAACGCCTCCACGGATTTGTTCACTCTTCTTTGGCCTTTGTTCGGTATCACGTTCGTCGGCGCGGTGATCGGAAACGTGGCGCAGGTCGGATTTATTTTTACACCGCGCGCGCTCAGTTTCAACTTCAGCAGAGTTCAGCCGAACTTTAAAAAGGTTCTGCCCACGCGTCAGACTCTTTTCAATTTAGGAAAGTCCCTCGCAAAAGTCGGACTCATCGCTTGGGTTTCATACATCATCATCAGCAAGGATTTTTTTCCCATACTACTTTCGGGAGAAATGGGACTCGAACAAGCGGTGGCCCTCGTCATGAGCAGTTCGTTCAAGATCTTTCTTGTGGTCGGGATCATTCTTCTTGCGATCAGCATCGTGGACTTCTTGTATCAAAGATACGAATATGAAGAATCCTTAAAGATGACTCCTTCCGAAGCGAAGAGAGAAGCCAAGGAATCCGACGGGGACCGGTCCCTTCAAGCCAGAAGGAGACAACTCGCGCGGGACATGATGAACAAACGCAAAATGCTCGCGAAGGTTCCCGAAGCCGACGTAGTCATCACGAACCCGACTCACTTTGCGGTCGCGCTCGAATACAAACCCGGGATTCACAAGGCGCCGATCGTGATCGCGAAAGGGGTGGACGACTTCGCTCTTCTGATCATTCGGATCGCGCGGGAAAACGGCGTTCCCACGGTGGAAGATCGTCTTCAAGCAAGAGGACTTTACGAAGAAGTGGAACTCGGCGCGGAGGTTCCACAACAATTTTATCGCGCGATTGCGACCATTCTCTCTCGTTTGGAATCCTTCCGGAGAGCGGTGTAA
- the flhA gene encoding flagellar biosynthesis protein FlhA, producing the protein MEKKWWNQSDVILGIGAVAIVAMLVIPLPGFILDILIIVSLAIGLLVLLTSLSVNEPADFSIFPSLLLITTLYRLALNVSTTRQILSKGPAMNSHVIDAFGSFIIGSESGLSKYVVGFIIFIILVLVQILVITKGATRISEVAARFTLDALPGKQMAIDMELSSGNINEEEAKKRRKKIEAEVDFYGSMDGASKFVQGDVRAGLIITAINLLGGVIIGASIRGESFTQAIETYGKFTIGDGLVSQIPALLTTVATGIIVTRSGSESDLATQFKSQLFSNSKVLYVVAGSLGFAAFIPGLPFIPLVLLSAGIAYLGYSLEQTVKEQLESIEKKEKESGQDRKPKDFYEELRTDPIEIEVGYHLIPLVDASQGGALLDQISNLRKKFAQDNGVVIPPVRILDNLDLNPDTYSIKINGTEVGTSTVKPDKLMALNTSPGTAESIQGEDFLEPSFGQKAKWISSEDKSEAEAKGYTVVDASTVVVTHLKELLATHASTLLGREEVKKLLDHYKASYPTLIGELDADKPGNLGIIQQVLQNLLREGLGIRNLVPILESIANNLPKYQNPYILTELVRQSISRTVVRDYLSMDGKLRVITLESRILDRLNKSITQDRIENRDVLSLAPDFYRRLIDSVAELYRNFRTEGKFPIFVVNREVRLPFSYLLAKEFPPRNFGVLAYEEIHSSVDSVIEAELKLPQTQTATAGVGEEV; encoded by the coding sequence ATGGAAAAGAAGTGGTGGAATCAATCCGACGTGATCTTGGGAATCGGGGCCGTGGCGATCGTAGCCATGCTCGTGATTCCCCTTCCCGGATTCATATTAGATATTTTGATTATAGTCAGTTTGGCGATCGGTCTCTTGGTTCTTTTGACGTCCCTTTCGGTGAACGAACCGGCCGACTTTTCGATCTTTCCGAGCCTTTTGCTGATTACGACCTTGTATCGACTCGCGCTCAACGTATCGACGACCCGGCAGATTCTTTCCAAAGGTCCGGCGATGAACAGTCACGTCATCGACGCGTTCGGTTCGTTTATCATCGGAAGCGAATCCGGTCTTTCGAAATACGTGGTGGGATTCATCATCTTCATCATTCTCGTTTTGGTGCAGATTCTCGTGATCACCAAAGGTGCGACGCGGATTTCCGAGGTCGCAGCCCGGTTCACGTTGGACGCATTGCCCGGAAAGCAGATGGCGATCGACATGGAGCTTTCTTCCGGAAACATCAACGAGGAAGAAGCCAAAAAAAGAAGGAAGAAGATCGAAGCGGAAGTGGACTTCTACGGTTCCATGGATGGAGCGAGTAAATTCGTCCAAGGGGACGTACGAGCGGGGCTTATCATCACCGCCATAAACCTGTTAGGCGGAGTTATCATCGGAGCTTCGATCCGCGGAGAATCCTTCACCCAAGCGATCGAAACCTACGGTAAGTTCACGATCGGGGACGGTCTTGTATCGCAGATTCCCGCGCTCTTAACGACGGTTGCAACCGGTATCATCGTAACCCGTTCCGGTTCGGAATCCGATCTTGCTACGCAGTTCAAAAGCCAGCTCTTCAGCAATTCTAAGGTTCTCTACGTGGTCGCGGGAAGTTTGGGATTTGCCGCGTTCATTCCGGGACTTCCGTTTATTCCTCTCGTTCTTCTTTCTGCGGGAATCGCCTATCTCGGATATTCTCTCGAGCAGACGGTCAAAGAACAACTCGAGTCGATCGAGAAAAAGGAAAAAGAATCCGGTCAGGATCGCAAACCGAAAGACTTCTACGAAGAACTCAGAACCGATCCGATCGAAATCGAAGTCGGTTATCATCTCATTCCATTGGTCGACGCTTCGCAGGGAGGCGCGCTCTTGGATCAGATCAGCAACCTGCGTAAGAAGTTCGCGCAAGACAACGGGGTGGTGATTCCTCCGGTAAGAATCTTGGACAATCTGGATCTGAATCCGGACACGTATTCGATCAAGATCAATGGAACCGAAGTGGGAACTTCGACTGTAAAGCCGGACAAACTCATGGCGCTCAACACAAGTCCGGGGACCGCGGAGTCGATTCAAGGAGAGGATTTCCTAGAACCTTCTTTCGGTCAAAAAGCGAAGTGGATTTCTTCCGAAGACAAGTCCGAAGCGGAAGCGAAGGGTTATACCGTCGTCGACGCTTCCACGGTCGTTGTCACTCACTTGAAGGAACTTCTCGCAACGCACGCATCCACCTTGCTCGGAAGGGAAGAAGTCAAAAAACTTCTGGATCACTACAAGGCAAGTTATCCGACTCTCATCGGAGAACTCGACGCGGACAAGCCGGGCAACTTGGGGATCATTCAGCAGGTATTGCAGAATTTGTTACGCGAAGGTTTGGGAATCCGCAACCTCGTTCCGATTTTGGAATCGATCGCGAACAATTTGCCTAAGTATCAAAATCCTTACATTCTCACCGAGCTTGTAAGACAATCGATTTCGAGAACCGTGGTTCGGGATTATCTCTCGATGGACGGTAAACTGCGAGTCATCACGCTCGAAAGTAGAATTCTCGACCGACTCAATAAATCGATCACTCAGGATCGGATCGAGAACAGGGACGTGTTGTCCTTGGCTCCCGATTTTTACAGAAGGCTGATCGACAGCGTCGCGGAACTCTACCGCAATTTTAGAACGGAAGGAAAGTTCCCGATCTTCGTCGTAAACCGAGAAGTTCGTTTGCCTTTCTCGTATCTTTTGGCAAAAGAATTTCCTCCTCGAAACTTCGGCGTTCTCGCCTACGAGGAAATTCATTCTTCCGTGGATTCGGTGATCGAGGCCGAGCTCAAACTTCCTCAGACACAGACCGCGACGGCGGGAGTCGGGGAAGAAGTATGA
- a CDS encoding FapA family protein, with product MGSLLPFLEDQGRELDRIQKEQVEVYGDTLENSLRLAAKHLKKQIHELDYVVLKRGKKKLFGHEPWHIRVSILPEDNFLDELTELDQKLTGGSGKLVSKDLKDFIQPKDRNGRSLVQILRNGVYLTVFPPLGEGRPVEIDEVSKKLVLKGVTGEDDKLVRKIVKDAKGEPILISDQKPRPGMEAKLILDITSDKMKAKVTILPPRPGGRDLDVKDIVNHLKNAGVKYGFKEEDIQRRLEEEFYNQPFLAAEGDYPINGKNAQIIYHVRTSKNVSFREDESGRVDFKDLDLIENVVVGQLLAEKIPAEKGKYGRTLFNELLPAKDGTDTDLKQGKGTILSEDRSKLTAEVNGQVVFATGRLSVETVYRVNGDVGIKTGNVTFLGSIVITGNVEDNYSVKAAGNIEIYGTVQKARVEADGDIIIRQGISGREEAHIESTGGNVIAKFIQSATVITEKDVLVQEGILHSFVSAGGKILCNGKRGQIVGGTVRASELIGARSIGSPANPATELVVGIDPKVLKQIADYEAKMHESQSKHEQVFKSLKTLQARKESDPASFTEEHENQLGKMQKAVEKLDSRIKEFETEINNLKNYMEEKSSHGKISIEKVLYGGVTMKIRNSDYKTRNEIKNKTFVEENGMIRQVPYEDPDPDNKKDWRKKRNRGN from the coding sequence ATGGGTTCCCTTTTACCATTCTTAGAAGATCAAGGCAGGGAACTGGATCGAATCCAGAAAGAGCAGGTCGAAGTGTACGGAGATACGCTCGAAAACTCTCTTCGTCTCGCTGCTAAACATCTTAAAAAACAGATCCACGAACTCGACTACGTCGTTTTAAAACGAGGCAAGAAGAAACTGTTCGGTCACGAACCGTGGCATATCCGAGTTTCCATTCTTCCCGAAGACAACTTTCTCGACGAACTCACCGAACTCGATCAGAAACTCACCGGAGGTTCCGGCAAACTCGTATCCAAGGACCTCAAGGATTTCATTCAACCAAAGGATAGAAACGGAAGAAGTCTCGTTCAGATTCTCCGCAACGGTGTGTATCTCACCGTATTCCCTCCGTTAGGCGAAGGTCGTCCCGTGGAAATCGACGAGGTTTCCAAAAAACTCGTTCTCAAAGGAGTCACGGGAGAAGACGACAAACTCGTCCGCAAAATCGTCAAAGACGCAAAGGGCGAACCGATTCTGATCTCCGATCAAAAACCGAGACCGGGTATGGAGGCTAAACTCATACTCGACATCACGTCCGATAAGATGAAGGCGAAAGTCACCATTCTTCCTCCGAGACCGGGCGGAAGGGATTTGGACGTAAAGGACATCGTCAATCATCTCAAGAACGCGGGCGTCAAATACGGATTCAAAGAGGAAGACATCCAAAGAAGACTCGAAGAGGAATTCTACAACCAGCCCTTTCTCGCTGCGGAAGGGGATTATCCGATCAACGGGAAAAACGCGCAGATCATCTATCACGTCCGCACTTCCAAAAACGTTTCGTTCCGAGAGGACGAATCGGGAAGAGTGGACTTCAAGGATTTGGATCTCATCGAAAACGTAGTCGTCGGTCAGCTGCTCGCCGAAAAAATTCCCGCCGAAAAAGGAAAATACGGTCGCACTTTATTCAACGAACTTCTTCCCGCAAAAGACGGAACCGATACGGATCTCAAACAAGGAAAGGGAACCATTCTTTCCGAAGACAGAAGCAAACTCACAGCCGAAGTCAACGGTCAAGTCGTCTTCGCAACGGGAAGACTTTCTGTCGAAACCGTTTATCGGGTCAACGGAGACGTGGGAATCAAAACGGGGAACGTGACCTTTCTCGGTTCGATCGTGATTACGGGTAACGTGGAAGACAATTACTCCGTAAAGGCCGCGGGCAATATCGAAATCTACGGAACCGTTCAAAAGGCGAGGGTCGAAGCCGACGGAGACATCATCATTCGTCAGGGAATTTCGGGAAGAGAAGAAGCGCATATCGAATCCACCGGAGGAAACGTGATCGCCAAGTTCATTCAGAGCGCGACAGTGATCACCGAAAAAGACGTTCTGGTTCAAGAGGGAATTCTCCATTCGTTCGTGAGCGCGGGCGGGAAGATTTTGTGCAACGGAAAACGCGGTCAGATCGTGGGCGGAACCGTACGCGCCTCCGAACTCATCGGCGCTCGAAGCATCGGTTCTCCCGCGAACCCGGCAACCGAACTCGTCGTGGGGATCGATCCGAAAGTTCTCAAGCAGATCGCGGACTACGAAGCGAAGATGCACGAGAGTCAGTCGAAACACGAACAGGTTTTTAAAAGTCTCAAGACGCTTCAGGCAAGAAAAGAATCCGATCCGGCTTCCTTTACGGAAGAACACGAGAATCAGCTCGGCAAGATGCAGAAGGCGGTTGAAAAACTGGATTCTCGGATCAAGGAATTCGAAACCGAAATCAACAATCTCAAAAATTATATGGAAGAGAAGTCTTCTCACGGGAAGATCAGCATCGAAAAGGTTCTCTACGGCGGCGTGACGATGAAGATCCGAAACTCGGATTACAAGACTCGGAACGAAATCAAGAACAAGACCTTCGTGGAAGAGAACGGAATGATCCGCCAGGTGCCTTACGAAGACCCCGATCCGGACAATAAAAAAGACTGGAGAAAAAAACGAAACCGTGGTAATTAA